The nucleotide window TTAAGGAGTATGATAAGATTGAACATGCAAAAGATGCTGATGGAAAAGACATTCAGATAGTTCATAAGAGAGCTCATTGCATCTACTGTCTTAGGGGAAAGGTTGGTGATTTTGCTGTTGACAGTTCTAAGAATGACACTTCTCGTATGATTAGGCACATTAACATGAATTGTAGATATTATCCTCCTAATATGGATAAGTCGCAGAAAAATCTTGTTGGTGATAAATTTAAGGGCAATAGATTGACCACAGTAACTTACAGTCAAGATGATTATTTAGAAGCTTGTGTAGACATGGTTGTCATTGATGAGCTTCCTTTTAGTTTTTTGGAGAAGAAAGGCTTTAATAGATTTTGTGTTAAAGCGTGTCCTCTTTTTGATGTTCCCTCTAGAAGGAAATTGTGTAGGACCTTTCTAAGTATATATGATACTTCAAAGAAGGATTTGAGGAAGACTTTGAGGAAGTATAGGTTGAGTCTAACCACCGATACTTGGACTAGTGTTCAAAATGTCAATTACATGGTGTTTACTGCCCATTTCATTGACATAGATTGAAAAATGCACAAGAGGGTTATTAATTTCTGTGTGATTCAAAATCATCAAGGGTCATCAATAGGGAAGCTTATTGAGTCATGTTTAGTGCATTGGGGAATTGAGAAAGTCATGTACATTATAGTTGATAATGCCTCTGCAAACAAGTCTGCTTTAGAGTGGCTTGTGTCTAAAATGAACAAGTCTGCATCTTATCAGCAAATTTTGAGTGGCAAATACATGCATGTGAGATGCACTGCTCACATCACTAACTTAATAGTGGGGCATGGCTTAAAGAGGTTGCAAAAGTCTGTGTTAGCAATTAGGAATGCAGTGAAGTTTGTGAGATCTTCTGCAAACAGATTGGATATTTTTAAGAAGACtgtggagagagagaagcttCCCTGTAAGGGACTTGTGTGTTTGGATGTCCCAACTAGGTGGAACAACACGTATCTAATGTTGGAAGTAGCTTTGAAGTTCAAGAAAGCATTTACAGTGATGGCTGAAGATGAAGATAGCAATTTTGCAAACTACTTCAAGGAACTAGATGAAGAATATGATGAAGATGGAAATCTTGTACCAAGCAAGAATAAGAGAAATAGGGTTGGACCTTCAGAAGTGGGAGATTGGGAGAAGGCTGAGGTCTTTGTGGAGTTTCTAAAAGTATTCTATGATGTCACATTGAGAGTTAGTACATCATTGCACCCCACTATACACACAACTTTCCATGATGTGATTACCATGGAAAAAAACATGTTTTTGGCACCTGAGATTGCTAAGGGATCAAAAACTGAGAAAATATTGATGGATATGGCAACCAACATGAGATCTAGATGGTTAAAGTACTATGGTTCATTTCATGATATCAATCACATGATCATCATTGGCCTTGTATTAGATGCAAGGTTCAAGTTGAAGAATATGACTCACATCTTTCAAACTGAAGGTTTGAGAAGAACCTTCGAAATTAAAACCCTACTACTTGCTCTCTATGATAAGGTATTACATTAGTTGCATACTTCCATTGTTTGAATTTCAGTTGCTTACTTGGtttcaaaaatatattaatttctGTCTTTTTTGTCTTAGTATGTCCTGGTTGTAGATGGAGGTAGACACCTGCAACGGCAACAATCTCCAAGCTCTTCGTCTAGCACAGTTACAAGTACAAGCAGCAGAGGAGGAGTTAGAGGCCAGCTGCTCAATAATTGGAAGAAGGTTGTTGAAGAAAGCAGTGAGGCAGTGATAGCACATGAAGTGGATCAATACCTGGATGCTCCATGGGACCCAACTGATGATAAAGATTGCTTTGATATCCTGTGCTGGTGGAAGATAAATGGCTACAAGTTTCTAGTATTGGCAACAATAGCAAGGGATGTTCTTGGAATTTAGACTGCCACAGTGGCCTCAGAGTCTTGTTTTTCAACAGGAGGGAGAGTGATTGACTGTTTTAGGAGCTCATTAACTCCTAAAACAGTGGAGGGATTGATTTGCATGCAGAACTGGTTGCTAGGGGATGATATTGCAGAGGTTGTTGATGATTGCTCAATTGAAAACCATGAGTTTTATGAAGAGGTTGAGAAAGGTATCTACTCTTTAGTTTTTACATGTGTTTTGACTGTTTTCAGTATTTTCAGTGCATAGGCATTTACATTTTACAtcactctttcttttttcttttattttgcagACCATGAAAGCACTGCATCTAGCAAAACCAATGTGTGTCCAGCTCCAATTCCAAGAGCAAAAGGCAAGGGAAAGCTTGGGGCAGCCGGTAATGTGATagatgtttgaactttgaagtttgaagattTTATTTGGTCGTTTGCACATTTTCAGTTATGGTTCGAGTGTTTAAGAACTTAGTTTTTGACAATTTGGAATTGAAGTGTGTAGTTGTGTGGACTGTAATGGATTAAGCATTTATGCAGTTATGGCTCAAGTGTTTAAGAACTTAATTTTTTACAATTTGGAATTGAAGTGTTTAGTTGTGTGGACTGTAATGGATTATGCAAATTTGGTCTTGTTTGGTATGCAGGTTTGGTAATTTGCCAATTTGTATGCAATATTTGGACATTTggtcatttcttcttcttgtttagcCCTTTAGCTTTTAGTTGCAGCTTGCAGCCTTGCAGGTTTTGTACATTGGTATGCAACTATGCACTATGCAGATTTGGTcatgtttttcttcttgtttagcTTTTAGGCTTTTAGCTGTAGCTTGTAGGTTTGGTACTTTGGCAGGTTGGTATGAAATTGTAATTTGCAAGTGTGGAACTATGCAATATGCACTATGCAGATttggcctttttttttccttcagtttTAGCCTTTTAGGCTTTTAGGTTTTGTTGAATAAGATCAGCTTGTTGGATCATGGAATGATGAAGTGTTGTAGGGAATTGCACTCTTACTTGTTCTCTTTGAAATGATCATTTGAATGTAGTGTTGAAATAATGGAAAAGTAGAAATGCAAAGTTGCAAACTgtgaaattttaccacattGCAAACTCAGGTaacttgtcattttttttttttttttttccgggccTATCCCGGATTGGGCCCGGTCCCTACCCGATACCGATCGGGTTCGGGCCTGTCGGGATCAATTCTCAAAATGGCCTCAACCGAACCGGCCTGTCCCGACTAATAATTCCGGGCCCGGGATCGGGATTACCACAATTTCGGCCCATCCCGGctcgtgcccagccctagtttcACCCCAAGAACTCGAATTTTACCTTTGACAATTAGAGTAGCTTAATCTGAGCTAACAGACATCGTGAGCAAGAAAACTTGCAGCCACTGCTTGGGGAATTTCGAACAGAGGGCAGAGCGCATCCCAGTCCTCTCCTTTAGTCTGAAGTGCAGCAAGGACTCGAGCATTACTGGACGCCAAACTTAGCTTCCCCGAACCTCAAATAGTGCTCCAAGACATAGGAAACAAACCTAGAAGCTTGAAATCGTTGCCATGGTCTGGGGTCTCAGAGGAGGTCGATGGTATCCAAAACATCAATCCGTCAAAACCCAACCAAAATCGAAAAATAGATATACCCATACGTAGAGCTCACCGAGAGGTTTACGTTTCATACCTCAGACGACCTAAACGATGccggagtcgccggaaaagctGAGGAACATCGGAAAAGTTTCAAGCTTCCAAGCTTTGAATCTCTCTCCACGGTCTGTGCATGGACGATTCGTGGCCAGAAGTGCATCGGCTTCGTCGAGACGAACCAAACGTCAGTGGTCCGCCACTGTGATATGACCGGAAGTGGAAGTTCCAGTCGGGTCGCCGGTCTCCTTCGCCGGTCGAGAGGCCTGGTTTCTTCTCGATTCTTCTGAATCCTTCGATCTGATCAAAGGCTATTTATAGCCAAACCCAACTTGAATCCAAGGGCTGAGATGAAACGGTGAGCAACTGAACGGCTTAGATCACTCCACGTGATTTTCTATTTccttaatttaataatttcttTAATCGCTAAAATTCCAAAATCTGTAGAAATTAGCTAGGGTTTCCGAAAAATTCCCTataaatttccacgaactcgtcgtgtcgtgtactttacTCTCAAACCCTTAAATCAAGAATTTCACCTTGTGAAAATTCCAAAAATTATTCTGGAGTATTTAAATAACCATCAAGGTCGAAAATTTAATTCCTTAAACGATCTCACTAATACCTTTGAATTTTTCGGGGCTCACAGTTTCAATAACAAGTTTctgattctatcgcggttcatgttggacgtgatcttcattggaagcccttaaagagttaagggaaactactgaacacttgaaattcgagtttgagatgaaggattttgggagaacacgattatgtcttgttttggaacttgagcatcgtgttgatagatgcttaggctttttgacaaggtcatgccttcaagcacccccatgatcgtctatagtcttgatcctgaaaaggatcatctttGTCCAAAAGATGATGACAAAGACGTGCTAAAGGTAAAAGTGTCatgcttaagtacaataggcgcattattgtacttagctcaatgcgcaagatcagacatctcatttgcagtgaacttgttagctaaatatagctttgcgccaatgcgatgccattggattggtgtaaaagatagcTTTCAGtccttgagatgtatgattgatatgagcttgttctatccctacagagagatgatggattcggaccccatcacacaccaggaatgctgccaacactggcctgcatcctctatccccatcccaaaacaacatgtgttgtggaaggttttgctgatgttgggtatctctctgacccacacaaaggtcattctcaAACTAGTTAAGTGTTAACCATaggtaagaccgcgatatcttggaggtctacagaacagacctagtcgctatatcttcgaaccatgcagagattattgctcttcactaagtggttcgtgaatgtttatggattggatccataattacttATATTCGAACAATTGTAGTTTGAAGTCTAACACAGAGAAGCCTActagcatttaggataatgctgcttgttttgaacaaatgcagtaaggttacatcaaaagcaacaacactaagcataatcagcaacaacagactctcctcaagaccaaagtgaactaggttcgatctgaggacagtatgacaGACTTGCTgatcactaagtcattgcctaaattccattGTCGAGAAACatattggtagcatcgtttacggaagttatctgaacttccatgaccgttgtcattagggggagatgtctacatgtatggtctcgaaacataaagggtgtgttgtgctctttttccccttcgactgatgttatatatttttgtcccactgagtttttgctactcggtaaggtttttaatgtggcaacgagaggagcaccacgtttgggagacacaagggggagtgttcaagtaaatccagaatatgtgtttggcccaaactctaggttacttgacctagttgtaatagggttctaacttttgaattagagatgaaAAGTGTCGGGGAATATGTAAGGGCTGTGGTTTCTTCACTCATGGTGGAAGGGCATGCGATCGGATGTTGGTGAAGGATGCGGCAGTGTCATCAAAAGCTCTGCAGAATGAGGCGCTGTTGCCATCCATTGTTACAGTGGAAATCTCGCCGTCGTCTCTTGCTCTAGTGGAGGTGTTGCAGTCAGGCTCGGTGGATTTGGTGCCAACGTTGGCTCTGAGGTAGTGCAGGTGACAGAGCTAAGGCAAGAAGCGGTGGGGATGGAGCTGAACTCGCAAGTGGCTATCCCGAGTTTTTCAGCGGGAAACCCTAATTATAAATTAGGGTTGACTGCTGGGACCGGGTTGAACAATTTGAAAGTTGTTGGGCCGGGTAATGGGTCAGTTGGACTTGAAGGCTCTGGGCCATTTGCTGATGGTCTCCTTGGAcactcttctagggttttaggtGTGAGACGACTTCGTGAGGAGAAATGGCTTGAGGATGGGAAGCGCCTGATGTTTTCTGAAGGCTTAGTTGAGGTCCCAGTCACTGATGGGAAACTTCCAAAGAAGAAGGGCCGACCACGCGGTCGTCGGAACAAGCCCAAGTTTAAATGAGACCAACGTCCGA belongs to Rosa chinensis cultivar Old Blush chromosome 4, RchiOBHm-V2, whole genome shotgun sequence and includes:
- the LOC112198672 gene encoding zinc finger BED domain-containing protein RICESLEEPER 1-like, which codes for MYIIVDNASANKSALEWLVSKMNKSASYQQILSGKYMHVRCTAHITNLIVGHGLKRLQKSVLAIRNAVKFVRSSANRLDIFKKTVEREKLPCKGLVCLDVPTRWNNTYLMLEVALKFKKAFTVMAEDEDSNFANYFKELDEEYDEDGNLVPSKNKRNRVGPSEVGDWEKAEVFVEFLKVFYDVTLRVSTSLHPTIHTTFHDVITMEKNMFLAPEIAKGSKTEKILMDMATNMRSRWLKYYGSFHDINHMIIIGLVLDARFKLKNMTHIFQTEGLRRTFEIKTLLLALYDKYVLVVDGGRHLQRQQSPSSSSSTVTSTSSRGGVRGQLLNNWKKVVEESSEAVIAHEVDQYLDAPWDPTDDKDCFDILCWWKINGYKFLVLATIARDVLGI